The following is a genomic window from Caldilineales bacterium.
TTGTATAGTCTCTCGTACGGCGGTTGGCATGGTTCTCTCCTTGCAGGAGCTTGTGGGAATGGTTTCCTGCAATCATGAACCATCCAGCCGCCTTTGTCACGTCAGCACTTAGCGGAAACTAAAGTAATAACTAATAACTGATAACCGCCTCTATTCGTGCCATTCGTCCATTCGTGTCATTCGTGATCGATCCATTTCGCAATTCGCAATTCGCAATCCGAAATTCCAAATCCGCAATTCATCCGAGGGTCTCATGTCCGAAATGCAATCATCTCGTTCTTTTCGCGCTGCCGTCAGCGGCGATCTGGCCGAACGCGCGGTCAACACCATCCGTTTTCTCGCCGCCGACGCCGTGCAGCAGGCCGATAGCGGCCATCCGGGGATGCCCATGGGCATGGCCGATGTCGCCTTCGTGTTGTGGACGCAATTCCTGCGCCACAACCCCGCCGATCCGGGCTGGTTCGACCGCGACCGTTTTGTCCTCAGCGCCGGGCACGGCTCGATGCTGCTGTACTCGCTCCTTCACCTCACCGGCTACGACCTGCCGCTGGACGAACTCAAACGCTTTCGACAGTGGGGCAGCAAGACGCCCGGCCATCCTGAATACGGCCACACGCCCGGCGTGGAGACGACGACGGGGCCGCTGGGCCAGGGGGCGGGCATGTCGGTGGGGATGGCCCTGGCCGAGGCGATGCTGGCCGCCCGCTTCAACCGCCCCGGCCACACCCTGATCGACCACTACACCTACGCCCTGGTCTCGGACGGCGACCTGATGGAGGGCGTCTCCTCGGAGGCGGCGTCGTTGGCCGGGCACTGGCGGCTGGGCAAGCTGATCTGGCTGTATGACGACAACGGCATCAGCATCGACGGCCCCACCGCGATCAGCTTCAGCGAAGACCGCGCCGCCCGTTTCCGGGCCTACGGTTGGGAGACCATTGCCGTGGACGGGCACGACCGCGTCGCCATCGCCGAGGCGATAGCTGCGGCCCAGGCCCAGGGCGAGCACCCCACCCTCATCCTCTGCCGCACCCACATCGGTTTCGGCTCACCCCACCGCCAGGACACCTCCAAAGCCCACGGCGAACCGCTGGGCGAGGCCGAGCTGGCCGCGACCAAAGCCAACCTGGGCTGGCCGGCCGAGTCGCGCTTCTTCATCCCCGACGATGTGTTGGCGCACTACCGGCAGGCAGGGGCCGATGGGACGGCGATGCAGGCAGCCTGGGAGTCGCGGCTGGCCGCCTACCGCGCCGCCTATCCCGCCGAGGCCGCCCACCTGGAGCGCGCCCTGGCCGGAGACCTGCCCGCCGATCTGGATGCGGCCCTGCCGGTCTTCGGCCCAGAGGTGAAACAGGCCACCCGCAATCTCTCCGGCCAGACGCTGGCCGCCCTGGCCCCGGTGCTGCCTGAGCTGGTTGGCGGCTCGGCCGACCTCACGCCCTCGAACAAGACCGATTACAAGGGGGTGAAGGATGTGCAGGCGGGCCAGTTCGAGGGCCGTTATCTGCGTTTTGGCGTGCGCGAGCACGGCATGGGCGCCATTCTCAACGGCATCACCTTGCACGGCGGCCTCATCCCCTACGGCGGCACCTTCCTGATCTTCAGCGACTACATGCGGCCCAGCATCCGCCTGGCGGCGCTGATGGGCGTGCGCGTGATCTACATCTTCAGCCATGACAGCATCGGCCTGGGCGAGGATGGCCCCACCCACCAGCCCATCGAGCAGTTGCCGGCTCTGCGCGCCATCCCCAACCTGGCGGTGGTGCGCCCTGCCGATGGCAACGAGACCGCCCAGGCCTGGAAGCTGGCCCTGGGCCGGCGTAGCGGCCCCACCGCCCTGCTCCTCACCCGCCAAAACACGCCCACCCTGAGCACGCCGCAGCAGGCGCAAGGCGTCTTGCGCGGGGGCTATGTCCTGTCCGAGCCGGGCGAGGCGGCGCCGGAGGTGGTGTTGGTCAGTTCGGGTTCCGAGCTGGAGCTGGCGGTGCAGGCGCAGGCGCAGCTGGCCGAGGATGGCATCGCGGCGCGGGTGGTCAGCCTGCCCTGCTGGGAGTTGTTCGAGGCTCAGCCCGAACCCTATCGGCTGGAGGTTTTCCCGCCCGAGCTGCCGGTGGTGGCCATCGAGGCCGCCGCTCCCTTCGGCTGGGAACGCTACGCCGACCGGGTGATCGGCATCGCCCGTTTTGGCGCTTCCGCCCCCTACCAGACGATCTACGAGAAGTTTGGCATCACCGCGGCGGCGGTGGTGGAGGCGGCGCGGGAGTTGGTGTACGAGGGGGAGTAGAGGGCAGGCGAGCCGGTGCGACGCACTTTGCTGCCATCGTGGGTGGCTGTGCGTCGCACTGGCTTGCGATCATTGGCTTTCCGTGACGATCAGGCGATAGCGCCCGCTCGTCCGCCCGCCCAAAGCGGCGGGCGAGATGATGCGGGGGTGCTCAGTCGCTTCGAAAACCAGTTGCGAGTTGAGACCGCCGCCGCCGTCGTCATCAGTTCGCCTGGCGCCGTTGGCGTCGACCACCGTCAGGTAGGGGTCGATGCCACTGCCGGCATCCTCCAGGCGGATGACGACGCGTTTGCCCTCGGCGCCGGTCAATTCCCAGGCGATGCCCTCGGCAAGATCCACTTCCTTCGTTTCTCCCAGGCGAATCGGTCGCGTCTCTGGTCTGGGGAAGCTAAGGCGGTAGCCGCCGGTCGGCGTTTGGGCGCTGGGAATGATGCCGTAAAGCCCTTCAGAGGGCAGGACGGCCAAAGGCAGCACGGTACGATGGTTCTGGCCGCTGTTATCGGCGCGAGCGACCTCGCCGGTCGGGCCGACCAACCTGAGTGAGGGGAGGATGGTGGGGTCGTCGGTCGGGTCGAGGTTGATTCGTAGCAAGTCGCCGGCCGTGCCTGCGAAAACCCAAACAACAGGCTGAGCGAAGTCGCCTTCCACAGGCTGGGGTGGCGTAATCGGCGTGGACTCAAGCTCTGTGATCGAGAGCTGATAAGCGCCAGAACTGCCATCATTCAACGGGCGGGCGACGATGAGATAGGGGCCGTTGCTGCTGAGCACTGCCTCTGCTCGTGAGTTCGAACCTTGATAGTCATCATTTCTGGCAGCCAGTTTGCCGTTGGGGTCGTACACTTCTAGCAGGGTATCGAAATCGCTGCTGGTCATGTCGATGCGGACTACCTGACCGGCGTGTGCATCCAACTGCCACAGCCGATTGCCATCGCTGGGGGCTGAAATGGTTTGTCCCGCCCCAATAGGCGTTGCGCTCGCCTCGGCCACTGAGAGCCGGTAGGGGGCAACACTGTTGGGCCTGCCCACCTGAATGAGATAGCTTCCATCGGCTGGCAGGACGGCGGCCTGGATGCGGGCATTCAAACCGCCGCCGCCATTGTCGTTTTCGACGACGATGCTGCCATCGCTCCGGCGCAGGGTGAGGTAGGGATCGAAATTGGCGTCGCTGGTGCTGAGGGCGATATCGAGGATCTGGCCGGCGCGGCCTCTGAATTCCCAAAATGGCTGGCGGTCGCTGGAATTGGTGACTGACTGGCCGAGGGCGATGAGTGATGGCTTGGCTTCATTCATCGATAGCAAATAGGGGGCGTCGAGCGGGGGCTCACGCCTCTGAACTACCTGCACGAAGTACGTTCCGTCGGCCGGGAGGATGTCCTGAATGCGAGCATTGATGTCCGTCCCGCCATCATCGTCCTCCCGGAAGCTGTTGCCGTCGCTGCGGCGCACGATCAAATAGGGATCGAACTCAGACGCAGGGGCGGTGGTGGAAAGACTGATGTCGATCGGTTGGCCGGCGCGGCCGGCGAATTTCCACAATTCGTTCTGCGTGGTGGAGGGGACTGGCTTACCCGGTTCGAGATCGCCAGGGATGAGGGCTGAGAGGGTGATGGTATAGGGATTGGCGCTGCTCGAAACATCAGGTGGGGTCGTTTTCAGGAAGTAGCGGCCATCGGCCGGGAGGATGAAGGGGGAGATGCGTTTGGCGCCGTCGGTCGCACTGGCGGCCTTGCCTTCGGCCAGTGTGCTGCCATCGGTCCGTTGCAAGGCCAGGTAGGGATCAAAGGTAGACGTTGCCGCCTGGAGGGTGACGCTGATGACCTGGCTCTGTTTGCCATCGAATGACCACAGGGGTTGCTCTTGGGTGTTCCCCGGCGTAGCTTGTTCGAATTTCAATGTGGCAGGCGCAGCGCCGGTTAGCGTCAGGTCATAGTCGATGCGAGCGTCATCCCGAACCCTGGGCGCGAGGCGATAGATGCCATCGGCAGGTAGAATGACTTCTAGCGACGAGTCGTTGCCATCATTCCCGGCGTTGTTCCCCGAATATAGGCTGCCATCCGGCCCCTGCAATTCCATCCAGGCGCCGTAGCTGCTTTTCTCGGCGGCCAGGTAGATCGTGACCAGGTCGCCTTGTTTGCCATCGAAGAAGTATGCCTGGTCTTGGTTTGGCTCGTATCGATGGCTGATGGTCTTACCATAGGCCATGAATTCGGGCCGCCCCCTCAGATTCCAGCATCCTTCGGCATCACCCTGCTGACAGAGTGTGAAGTAGACTCTGTTCAACAAGGCTGAGATCGAACTCAATGCGACCGGCCAGGGTTCTGCTCCCTCAGCCATTGTCTTCAGATCGCCGGCCGCCTGCTTGAGCATGGAGCTATCATTGGCGGCAACCGCCTCTTCAGCTCGAACCAACTTCTTGCCAGTTTCTACAGCCTTGAGTGGGTCGAATGCCCGCTGCGAGTTGTTTTCGGCTGCCAGGTCGGCGGCAACTTGCAGGCACTGCAATGCCTGTTCCTCATAGACGGCTTCGGGTAGGCGAAGTTTGCTGAGGGCCTCCTCACTGAGGGTCGAGAAAGCCGTATCCAACGGCTGTATGGATAGAGGCGGCGTCACAGTCATGTCTCGCGCTTGTTCCAAGAGCCGATAGCCTTGTTTGGCCTTCGCTATTTCGCAGTTTCGGATCAGTTTTGTCGCTTCATCCACGCGGGCCTGGGCGAAGGTCACATCCAGGGGATAGTCACAGATACTGGCATCCCTATAGTCGATCGCTTCGGGAAAAGCGCGCTTCCATGCCTCATAGCTCAGATTGCCTTGAGCGCGCACACAGGCCAGCTCCCGCCAGACGGCTTCGGTCATCGGCCATGCGATCACATCCTCGGCCCGCAAGGCGATCAGTTTTTGCTGTTCGGCGTCATAGGTCACATCGAGAGCCTTGTTGTCGAGTCTGAAGGCGGACACTTTCTTCCAACTCGGCAATTGCCAAAGTTCCAGCTCCGGCGCGTCCTCCGGCGCGTCCTCCGGCGCGTCAGAAGTGATTGCCAGCCAGTCATCGTCATGCAGAAAGGCGATGGCGTCGAATCTGCGCCTAGCTGATTCGTCGGGTGGCTCAGAGTGATCGATGCTTTCGTGGTCGCTCCAGTTCCAGATTGTGACCGCACCCTCTTTGCTCAGAGCGGCCAGGAGATTACCGTTGCTGCTGAAGGCAAGATCGCTGATCTTGGGCATGGTCCCCTTCAACGGTTCAGGTTGGCGTTCGGCATCCAGATAATGAGCTTCGACCCCGCCCGATGCCAGCCCCACCGCCAGGGCCTTCCCCTGCGGATGAAAGGCCAGGGCATGGATCGGCTCAGCAAAGGGCAAAGTGATGGTCGAGTCATAGCCTCTTGATCGCACCTCCACCTGACATGCGCTGGCTTTCTGGCTGAGGTCAGGGGCTGTTTGCGGCCCAGATGGTTCGACACCGCCTGACCGGTTGTTTGTTCGATTGACTGCTGATTGGGCTGCGTTATTAGCTGGCGCCCCTTTCTCTTTTGTGCCGCACCACCCCACCGCCACCTGGCTGCCATCGGCGTTGAGTGCGACGGCGGTTGGGGTCATCGGGATGGTGAAACTAAAGGTTTGGCTGTCCGAGACCGGCGAGGCCACATAGACGCCCCAATGGTTGTCGACACTGCCCACATTTGCCAACCATGCGCCATCAGCACTCAAGGTTATCGTCATTGCTGACGCCGTTTGCGGTGATCGAAAGGACGGCGCAACCGGTCGGACGGCGGGGAACTCGGAGGGGTGGCTCAAATCCGAGGCGAAGGGTTCGGCATCCTGGGTGCTCACCGAAATCAGGCGTTGAGGAGTGGCGGGGTCGAACGCAACACTCCAGGCTTCGCCGCTATGACCAGGCATGACCAACGGTGCGGCGTTCGGATGCGCCAAATCATAGACACGCACCTGGCCATCGCCCCATCCTGCAGCCAGCCGCTTGCCATCGCCAGGGCTGAAGGCGAGTTCCCATGCCTCGAACCCTTCGCGGGAGTGGTCGTCGATGACCTGGTTGGTCGGTGGGTCTTCGTTCAAGTTCCACAGCAGGATGCGGCTGTCGTCGCTGCCCGACGCCAGCTGGCTGCCATCCGGGCTGAAAACGATGTCATTGACCCAGTCCGTATGGCCGCCTGTCAATGTCTGTGAGTTCGGCCGACGGGTTGTTAGATCACTCCAGAGAATAATGTCGCCACCCCTTCCAGCCGAAGCCAGCCGGTTGCCGTAGGGGTCGAAGGCGATCGCATAGGCCCAGTCGCTATGACGGCCGGGCAAGGTGCGGCTGACCGGGGCCGAAGCGGAGAGATCCCAAAGCGTCACTGTCCCATCCTGATTGCCCACAGCAAGCTGTTGGCCATCGGAGCTGAAGGCCACCGACCACATCGCCGGTTGCTCATCCGTCAGGACGGTTGGTTTGGGCGCGGCGGGGTCTTGGATGTCCCAGAGGATCAGTTTGTGCTTGAGGGCGGCAGGGTCATTGCGGTCGCCGCCGGTTGTGGCCAGCCGGGCGTGAGCCGGATCGAAGGCCAGGCTGTAGTCATGACCAGCGTAGGCGTCGTGCGCGTCCAGTCGCTCGCCGATCTGCTCACCGCTGGCGTTGTCCCACAGGCTGAGGCCGCCCCGGTCGTCGAACAAAGCCAGGATGCGACCATCCTGGCTGAATGCGGCGCGCCGCCAGGGGCCATCTGTGGCAAAATCGAGCCGTTTGCCGGGTGCGATGGGCGAAATGTAGCCTTGTTGCAGCGCCTCTAGCAGCGCCGCCGTAGCTGGAAAGGTTGTCGTGTCGGAGATGGCGCGGTGGGCAAGCAAGAGTTTGTCCACGATTGCGGCGCTATCAGTATCGAAAGACTCGTTGGCAAGTTTCAATGATTGTTCGGTCAGACGCAGCCTGTTCGCTTCGGCCTGTGCATCTTCGGCAGTCTCTTGGGCCACTTTCGCCCTCGATTCAGCAACGACCGCCTTGCTCGTCTGCGCTCTGGCATCGATCTCCGTCGTCTCGGCTTTGTGGCGTTCGTTCACTGCCACTTTCGCCGCCGCATTGGCTTGCGACCAGAAAAAGGCCGCCACCAAAGCCATCAGCACAGCGAAAAAGGCCGCCGCCCCTGCTGCCACTGCAACCCGGCGAAAGCGTTGTTTCTGTCGTGCTTCCTGATCGGCGCGTTCTTTCTCTTGTCGCGCCGTCTCCTGGGCTGCTTTCTCGCGCTTGGCCGCTTCATCCGCACGCCGTCGCGCCTCGAACATCTGGCGCTTCCGCTCGGCCTCTTGCCTGGCCTCCAGGAATTCCTCCACCTCCGGCGACTGTCGTTGCCCCTGCGCCGCCTCCACCGCCTTCTGCAGGTCTTCGTCATCGAGCCGTAACTTGTCCGCGCTTCTTTCCGATTCGATCCAGATACGCGCCGCCAGCACCAACGGCTGTGCATTCTGCTCCAACCACTTGCGGTTCCTGGCCCGGATGGGGTCGATGAAGCGGTCATGCACCAACTCATACCAGTAAGCGCCGGCGTGTGCTTCGGCTCGCAGCAGATATTTGTCCTCCAGGAATTCGACCACGCGATTGGGCATGCCTTCGGTCTCGGTCTTGCCTTTGTTCAGGAAGCCGCGCGTCCCCGCCTCGGTGATCAACTCGTCCGAAAACCAGGTGCGCAACTGCGCTTCCGTCACCTCCACGCCCTCCAGCGCCAGCGCCTGGCGCAGTCGCTCCTCATAGAAATCGCCCAACGCGTTGTCGACAAAGGTGGTCAAGTCGCCTTTAGCCAATTCCTTCAAGTCGTCGATGGTGATCGTTTGGCCCGCCTTCTCTTGCATACCCTCCCACATCTGATAACACACCACCTGCAATTGCACCGGCTGGACGAACTCGCCCTCTTGTCCTTGCCCCTCCTGGCTCTGCTCGCGCACCAGCAGCAGGTTACGGACAATCTCTTTGACTGCATCGGCTTCGATGGATCGCCCTTTCTTCTCGGCCGGCTTTTCGATTGCTTCGGTGGCTGCGGCCTCGCCCATCCGTTCCATAGCAAAACGGACAAAGGGAAAGCCTGGCAGCCGGGGTGCATAGCGTTCGATCTCCGGCACATAATCCGAGCGCATGCTCAGCACAACCCAAAGATGAGGGTCGTCTTGCAGGGCGTCGTTGATCTGGTCGAAGAATCTCTCGCGTTCGGGCCAGCGAGCGGGGTGGGTGGTGACGAGTTCTTCGAATTGATCGAGGATGAGCACGTGCGGCGGCTGTTTGCGTCGCGGCTGCGCCGGCGCAGCATTGGCTTCGGCGTTTGCTTTCTCGGCCTGGGCTGCAACATCGGCATCGTAGCTATAGCTTTTGCCATCGCTGGTGCGTAGCCCACGCATGAAATCCCTCAATGTCAGGTGGGCAAAGGTGCTCGACATCTCCCCTCGCCCATCGATGCTCGACATGACGTTGAAGGCATAGATATTGTCTATTTCGCCGCTGTCTTTGGCGGGTGCGCCGCCGACGCGAGCCAACGGCAGCACCAGATAACGGACATCCTTGGCTCGCAAGCCCGGTATCAGCCGCACCTTCAGCAGCGAGCTTTTCCCGGCGCCGGATGGGGCATAGAAAAGCACAAGCCGGTGGGCAATCACGACCGAGAGGAGGTCGCGCGCCTCGCGTTCGCGCCCGAAGTAATAGCTGGCGTGTTTCTCGTCGAACTGCTGCGGCCCAACATAGGGGTTGGACGGCTCTTCGACCTTGGTGGGGGAGATGATGGGTTCTGCCATCTCAATTCGCCTCTGCCGCGTATTTCTCGAACAGCTCATGGATGAACTGAGTCGGGTCTTCCTCGATGACATCGAATGCAGCCTGGGTCAGATAACGCTGCAAGTAGATTTTGGCGCTTTCGTCGCGCTCAAGCTGAATGGCGACCCGCGACACCTCGATCCCTTCTTTGATCGAAGGTTTGATCAAACCGCGGAAGAGCACCCGAAAATCCCAATCGTTGGGACGATAGCCGATCATGGCCAACGAGCGCAGGGTGAGGGCATCCTTGATGCGCGGGTGTACGGCCGGCTTCTGGGATTGGTCGGCGCTGACATCGCGAGAAATGGCAGCCAGGAAGTCCAGATGGTCATCCACCGTCAGCACCAGCGACTCTGGCCAGTCGTCACAACCGTGCAAGTGGTAGACCAATGGCCGCTGTTTGGGGTCATAGTCGGCGCTATCGAATGGAGACGGAATGCTGTGCAGAGCCGGATGCCAGCGACAGATCTCGGTCGCGGCTTCGACCCCGCGCGTCTGTTTGATGGCCGCCTCCAACTGGCGGTGATAGCTGGTGGTCAGATAGATGGAGAGGGGCAAACTGGCCAGCAGCAACAAGGGGTTGGCATCCGGTTCGGACAGACTCGGCAAGTCGAAACGATCCGCCGCCGCAGAGACGGTCAGCGTCTTCTTCTGAGCTTTGACTTCCTTGATCGCCTGTTCAGTGACCCCGTTTTTACGGCTTGCCACCACCACCAGGGCATCCTTGAGGAAGTCCAGATAGGATTTCTTGACGGCCGCTTCTTCGCGCATTGCCCCGCCAGCCTCGTTGTAGCGAGCGAATTGAGAAATGCGGGCGATGCTGAGGTTGGTCTTGTCGGCGGCATCAGGGTAACTGGCCCGTTTGGCCCAGCCGCTGACCAGGCTGTCGTGGCTGGTGAAGGTGAGGTCGTTGGTGAAACAGACGCCGACGATGGGGAGAACTTTGTCCTCTCTGATCTTGCCGGCCAGGGCAGCAACAGGGCCTTGATCGGCGTCCGTCGGTTGCATCTCTTCGCCTTCGAAACTGATGATTTCCATGACTAGACCTTGTTGGTTGGGGGGATTTCCATCGCCACGCGAAAGCCACGGTTCGGCAAGCGATCTTCTTCGGGGGCGCCACGGCGGGTGGCATTGGTCACGCCGCCGGGTTGGCTGGCATAGGAACCACCGCGCACGATGCGGCGAACAATGACAGTGTAGCGGGCGGCGTCGGGGTCTTCGCGGCCATCGTCACTGCGATAGGGATAGGGGAAATCACTCACGGCATCCTGGCTGCCCCAGATCGTCTGCGTCCACTCTTCGGCATTGCCCATCATATCCATACAGCCAAACGTACTTGCCCCCTCAGGAAACTGGCGGACGGGCGTCGTGCCGCCCCCGCCCATGTTGCAGACGCCGTCGCGCCACTCATCTCCCCAGGGAAAGCGGGTGTTCAGCCGCCCGCGCGCCGCCCTTTCCCATTCAGCTTCGGTGGGCAGGCGATAGTGAGGGCCGCTCTTATCCCGGCCCGATTTCTCGTTCAGCCAATCGCAGTAGGCGCGGGCCTCGCGCCAGCTCACATTCACCACCGGATGGTCCTCGATATTTTTAGGCGGTTTGCGCATCAGCCAGTTGCGGGCAGGCGGCGACACACTGGGCCGAGCCTTGAGGAAGTCGGCGTACTCTTTGTTGGTCACCGGAAACACACCGATGCAATAGCCCGCCAACCTTATATCGTGCGGTGGGGATTCGTTGGCGCTCTCGCTGCCCATGCAGAATGTACCTTCGGGGATCGGCGTCATCTCCGACTCGAACGGCAGCCGCGGACACTCCGGCTCTGCCTCCAGCCCGGGCCCTGCCGCGACCCCGTGCTCAGCCTCCAACTCGCCCAGCCGCCGCAGGTCAGCTTGGATTTGCTCCTCGCGCTGTTTGATCTCGACCCGCGCCTTAGCCGCTTCGACAACACCGGCCGTGATCTCGCCCTGGCGCAGCTCTTGCACAAGTTGCTTGTTGGTTTGCAGGCGCGCCTGAATCTGGCGCATTTCGTCTTCTAGCAATTGGCGTTGGCTGGGCATAGAATCAGATCGGGGGTTCTCGATGAAATGCAAGTTTTTCGCCGATTATCCGTCAAAACGATAAATACCTTTGTTTCTGCGAATATGCCAGAAACTCGGATGAACGTCAAATCACGCCAGCGGATCCACCCGCTCGAACGCGGCAACCATCTGGCGCAGGAGGGCGGCGGGGCGGGGGGCGCCGGCGGGGCCGTAGTGCAGGGCGGCGAAAACGTCGAGATCGCCCTGGCGCAGGGCTTGCAGGCGGCGGGAGTCGGCCGCTGGCCCGGCGATGAAGTCGAACCAGGCCAGCGCCTGGAAGCGCTCATGGCTGGCGAAGGCGTCGAGCATGGCTTTGGCCGAGTCGTAGCCGGCCGCCGCATGGGTCAGGCCCATCAGCCGGGGGAAACCGAGCGCGGTCGCGTCCAGGGCAGCGGCCTGATCGAGCGAGACCGCCCGCCGGAAGGCCGCCCATTCGCTGTTTTGCGCGCGGTGCACCTCGCGCCAGCCGGCCTGGGCGGAGGGCCGCCAGCGGTGCTGCTGCCAGGGGCGGTCGGGGTCGAAGCTGAAATGCCGGGCGAAGACCTCGGCCTGGCCTTGGCCCCAGCGATCCCAGAAGGCGTCGATCTCGAAACGGATCACCAGCCGGCCGGCTTCGTCCATCCCCCGGCGGTCGGCGACCAGGGCCAACACAGCGGTGGCGATGCTGATTGGCAGCTTGAGGATGTCGGCCACCTCGACCAGCAGGAAGCCGAAACGGTTCCAGACGGCGGCCAGACGGCGCTCGGCCGGGCCGGCGTCGGGGGCGGGGTCGATGCGCAGGGCAGCGGGCAGGT
Proteins encoded in this region:
- a CDS encoding SIR2 family protein, with product MEIISFEGEEMQPTDADQGPVAALAGKIREDKVLPIVGVCFTNDLTFTSHDSLVSGWAKRASYPDAADKTNLSIARISQFARYNEAGGAMREEAAVKKSYLDFLKDALVVVASRKNGVTEQAIKEVKAQKKTLTVSAAADRFDLPSLSEPDANPLLLLASLPLSIYLTTSYHRQLEAAIKQTRGVEAATEICRWHPALHSIPSPFDSADYDPKQRPLVYHLHGCDDWPESLVLTVDDHLDFLAAISRDVSADQSQKPAVHPRIKDALTLRSLAMIGYRPNDWDFRVLFRGLIKPSIKEGIEVSRVAIQLERDESAKIYLQRYLTQAAFDVIEEDPTQFIHELFEKYAAEAN
- the tkt gene encoding transketolase, whose amino-acid sequence is MQSSRSFRAAVSGDLAERAVNTIRFLAADAVQQADSGHPGMPMGMADVAFVLWTQFLRHNPADPGWFDRDRFVLSAGHGSMLLYSLLHLTGYDLPLDELKRFRQWGSKTPGHPEYGHTPGVETTTGPLGQGAGMSVGMALAEAMLAARFNRPGHTLIDHYTYALVSDGDLMEGVSSEAASLAGHWRLGKLIWLYDDNGISIDGPTAISFSEDRAARFRAYGWETIAVDGHDRVAIAEAIAAAQAQGEHPTLILCRTHIGFGSPHRQDTSKAHGEPLGEAELAATKANLGWPAESRFFIPDDVLAHYRQAGADGTAMQAAWESRLAAYRAAYPAEAAHLERALAGDLPADLDAALPVFGPEVKQATRNLSGQTLAALAPVLPELVGGSADLTPSNKTDYKGVKDVQAGQFEGRYLRFGVREHGMGAILNGITLHGGLIPYGGTFLIFSDYMRPSIRLAALMGVRVIYIFSHDSIGLGEDGPTHQPIEQLPALRAIPNLAVVRPADGNETAQAWKLALGRRSGPTALLLTRQNTPTLSTPQQAQGVLRGGYVLSEPGEAAPEVVLVSSGSELELAVQAQAQLAEDGIAARVVSLPCWELFEAQPEPYRLEVFPPELPVVAIEAAAPFGWERYADRVIGIARFGASAPYQTIYEKFGITAAAVVEAARELVYEGE
- a CDS encoding formylglycine-generating enzyme family protein is translated as MPSQRQLLEDEMRQIQARLQTNKQLVQELRQGEITAGVVEAAKARVEIKQREEQIQADLRRLGELEAEHGVAAGPGLEAEPECPRLPFESEMTPIPEGTFCMGSESANESPPHDIRLAGYCIGVFPVTNKEYADFLKARPSVSPPARNWLMRKPPKNIEDHPVVNVSWREARAYCDWLNEKSGRDKSGPHYRLPTEAEWERAARGRLNTRFPWGDEWRDGVCNMGGGGTTPVRQFPEGASTFGCMDMMGNAEEWTQTIWGSQDAVSDFPYPYRSDDGREDPDAARYTVIVRRIVRGGSYASQPGGVTNATRRGAPEEDRLPNRGFRVAMEIPPTNKV